The Liolophura sinensis isolate JHLJ2023 chromosome 8, CUHK_Ljap_v2, whole genome shotgun sequence sequence TGTTTCTAAAAAATGTTTCTTCTAGCGACAACATGCTTTATTACTGTGTTCTAATATACACacggtatacatatacacaagtatATATTTAGTtgcttgattgatgtttaacgccatactcactTTTTTTAACCAAATGCGACGGCGATCACCTTTATGGGCAGAAGAAGCCCGTAGCAGCAATAAGTAACCAATAAGGAATTTGTCTTAGTCGCAAAGATCAGCGCACACAGATTTTTTTACCTGACAGACCAAGCTCCAAGAACGTGAGTTCAACAGAAATACTAACACTATCTGGAAAGATGGAAATCCAACGAATGCACTACCGTAGCGATTGATAAGTAGGTATTTTCTTATGCTATAAGAtcggggggaaggggggggggggcgcaatTTGTATTGTAAATAATGGAAGTCATTGCATCTCCATGTAACGAACCCCATTTTTAGGTGCGCGGCTCGGCGTGTCGATGTGGGTGCCATGGCACTCCTAGAATGTTCAGAAATATCTCGTCTCGACACTTTCAGGCTGATTTGTGATACATCAGATATGATTTAAAGCAACATTGAAGCTCACACCAATAGTCATCGACCAGCTATATATGAATGACCATTCAGTTTACCACAGCAATAGGCCTATCAGAAGTGTAGCCATGTCTACATTACATTAGATGCAGGCCTATTTTCTCTAATTAGATGTTCAAGGACGCAAAAGGTACTTGCATACTTGGGCAAGAATTTCATTTTTACCTCTATTTGAATTTACGTACCTTTGAACAGGTGTCACAAACCAATGTTGTTCGTAAATGGGGAAATCTACATCCATCCGCTGCTGGTATACCGTCCCACGCACGGCCGCAGAGGGAGCAAGCATTAGCTGGACATGAACTTACAGTGCTGCactggtgagagcctcctgggtcactgAATTGTGCTTGAACGTTATAACCACTAGGTCACGTAAGGAAAGTCTCAGCATACTGCTATCATATTTAAATTAGAAATCGATTTGAACGGCGTTAAAATACGATGGCGGTCAAACAAAAGAATCAATCAAATCCAGATACTGACTATCAAGAATTTGTCAACGTACTCTCCTCGTTCTTGCAACACACACTATTTCACTGTGAGATTGACTAGGCAAACCTACCGAGCACTTACCCGGGATAAACCTTCAACCTCatgcaagttactgacgaacttgcCAACATgtcgtttatttttttatcgCTTCTGTGGTTTAATGtttagagcgtccacttcgaaGTCTGGAGACCCCGGAATCAAGCCCGTGCCGGGGTCATACCAGACTTTAAAAATCATAGGCCCATTTGCTGgtgcctcgtttggcgctcagcactgagaggttagagcaaggaaacatggctgTTCGttccggtgtcagtacactgtggcCTGGTGGGCTGTCAtgccttcggcatgatacgGTAGGcccacttcagtggcggtagcactgTAGCGACTCCtcgtcgtcttatgactgaaaagctgttaagtagGCCTAGGCCTAAATGTGCGAGATTAAACCCCATGCAATCGGTCACACGAGCGTTGTCAACGGCTTTTTGTCTTTATGCTCCCTCGATCGGGCCAGTGAGAGTGGGACTAGGAATATATGCATACTTGTATATAACTTATCATGCAACCACACACCAGTACAAGAAAAAGAACGAAGCCTTCGTTGGCTCGCTCTAACGAAAAccacttttttctttattattttattcaaactaTTCCGCTCTACGTCGTCTacgctctttttttttttcttcctattccttttttttaatttagttaATGCTGGGACTAATATGAAAGATCTCTTGTATTAGTCCCAGGTTAATGTAAATGTGAGGTAAATAGACTTCCTTTGTTTCGCATATATGGCGATCAACTGCTCCATGGTCTGTGCAGGCAAGGTACGAGATGGTATGACGTACAAGTTTAGTGGGTATATGACGCACAATATTTGTTTCTACTTCCAGGCGTTGTTGTGCGACATGCATGAAAATATCGAATCAAGGGACAGGCCGGGAGGATGGCGGTGTTTGTGTTATGCCTGGGATGGCTCGTGCTATCATTAGGCGTTCTCATCGGCTATATTTTGATGCATTTAGAACTTTTACCAATACCAATTAAACATCTGTACCTTTTTGGTAAATTAAGGAAAAGAACAGAGCCACCTTCCTTCGTAAGATATGCAGATGTTCCAAAAAGGTAACGATGACAGATGAGGACTAGCTCACGAAAATTGGACCTTTTTCTATACGAGATATATTCCGAGGCCAAGAATTGCCTGCTGGCTTGGCTTGTTCCAAAGTGCCGtgcatgtaaaaaaatgttaagaagAGTTCTTCCTTAGAACGGGGTGTTCGACAGAAATACGGTTCTGTAGAATTAACCAGGCGAAAATAATAATAGATTTATTTGTCTACCGCTATTTGGCTGGAAGATCATTCCCACAAATTTTCTCACTTACAGCGATGGtggacagttttaatttttcttgGGTGGAAAGTGGAGTGCCAAGCACAATTCACCAGCCTTTAGCAAATTACCAGTATGCGTTCTCACACTTGTGACGTAGAGATATGGGGGATTACATGGCTTACAAACAGTGAGAGAGGGTGAATCTTCGAATTCCATGTCCAAATCCGGTTTTGAACCCTTGTGTGTCCTGATGATTAAAAGTCAATCACCTTAACCTCTAGGCCACAGCCCGCCATCCATTATAATACATGTTGATCATACCTTTGTTTAAAAAAGGCACTTCTGATTGACAAGGAGGCTTATAAAATCTCTGAAAATCAGACTTCCCTTAACATGTTTATACGCTTGGCACTATGATTAGAACAAGCTAAGCAGCAAGCTGTCAAACATTACATCAGTACGGCACAGTTATACGCAGTGTTCTCAAACGTGGAGATGGTGATGTCATGCTGCGTACTCTAGTGAGTAGgcatactgtatactgtacaaaTGCTGTGAAGTGAGAAGAtgtgtatgtgagaaggtctgtcagaaacctgcagatggtcatggctttTCCTCttggctctgcttggtttcctcccaccataatgctaggcaccttcatgtaagtgaaatagtacAGCATAATAATACATAGAtcaaatataaagtaaatagataaatagacGCAGTGCAGCATTACTGTAACATGTATACTGGTGTGTTAATTTGTCTAGATGTAGACATCTACTGATAGCTTCATAACACCAGGTAGCAAGTTGATAGACGGGATGTTAAACTGCTGACACTAGGTATGTGTTCAGTGATAGTGTTGGACTGGGATTTCTGGATTCACCTGTTTTTATTGTGTTCCAACTTAAAACATAAATCGACCGCTTTTGCGGCCTCGTGGTTAAAAGTcgggatcaaaccagggtcgggtcaaagactttataaatggtacattgtgctgtctcgcttggcactcagcactgagaggttagaacaaggatacaggactggctggccaagtgtcagcataatgtttGGGGTATCATATTTGgagtcttcggcatggtacagtggcagcagcactttgagGCATGGACTCGCCGTAGCAcgagaagacacattatatgtacatacatctgatGACCTGTTCTTGTCTTATGACTGAAGTTttattaagtacgatgttaaaccccaagcatacataaaacataaatcatacacgtacaagcacatgtatgtatttacaaagAAATACAAGAAGCTAATGAAATGGTTTCGATATTCATCCATTCTCTTCGTCTGTTTTAGGTGGTTTCTACATTTCTACCTGATCGGCTTGGTGTGTAATACAAGTGCTCTCATGATAATCCTGGAGGTGTGGAAGGTGCACCTGCCCGGTTCAACTGAAGACATCCTACAGGTGCTCCATATAGGCAAAGCAAACTATCGCGGTAAGTCCGACGTGGTTGCTGGCTGTAACTGTCAGGCAGTTAATCAATGAGGTTGCGTGTTCTGATCCAGCTTTTCGCTGTTTCTGATATGGCTATGTCAGAGTGTTTGCCAGGTACCTAgcgaaggttggtggttttattCCAGGCATgggtatggtgtgcatacctgtgTGTCACATACATGCAAAGGTTGTTGGTAACTGTCAACGAGCACGCCAGTTTCCTCCTCTCATAGTAGTGAcgactgttgtataagtgaaacattcttgggtatggcataTAAAAGCTTATCAGGCTATAGCTGCATGCAGTTTGACGGCTTTCAAGCAGTCTGTATACGCAGGTTTTAGCATCTGCTTCAGAACAAATGAGTTGGTACGAATACCGAGGGAATGGACACTCACTTAATTTGGGGGCGTATTCTTTCACTTTTGTAactaataaatgtaaaacaaaatcatttgcTCCCTGATGGTCATGTGCTGTTGTTCAGATTGTGTCGTCGTTTAGTTgatgtgctgttgttgttgttgtagctgaGCCCAGCCCAGTGTTACCTGTCCTGCTGGTATTAGTTTGTGAGGAGCTGCAGGTATTACGACGTCTATATGAGTGTATGGCCGTCAGTGTTTACTCTGACAGCAAGATGAGCGTCATCCATTACTTCACAGGAATCATCATGTACTCAACATTTGGGGTCAGTCTTCTAGCCGAGCTGGTGAGCAGGGAGAGGATGCCAACAGAAGGTGAGTGAGAACTGGTGTCACTGTCTGCACCACTGTCTGGGGTCAGTCTGCAGTCAGTCTGCCAGCCAAGCTGGTGAGGAGGGAGAGGATGCCAACAGAAGGTGAGTGAGAACTGGTGTCACTGTCTGTACCACTGTCTGGGGTCAGTCTGCGGTCAGTCTGCCAGCCGAGCTGGTGAGGAGGGAGAGGATGCCAACAGAAGGTGAAGGAGAACTATCATTGTCTTTACCATTGTCTGAGGTCAGTCTTCTGACAGAGGTAGTGAGCAGGGAGAGGATGCCAACAGAAGGTGAGTGGGAACTGTCATTGTCTTTACCATTGTCTGAGGTCAGTCTTCTGACAGAGATAGTGAGCAGGGAGAGGATGCCAACAGAAGGTGAAGGAGAACTATCACTGTCTTTACCATTGTCTGGGGTCAGTCTTCTGACAGAGGTAGTGAGAGGGAGAGGATGCCAACAGAAGGTGAGTGGGAACTCTGTCACTGTGTTTACGACAGTTTTATATCAGTCTGCTAGCATAACTGGTGAGGAGGGTGAGGGTGCTAGCAGAAGGTGAGTGAAAAGTCTGTCACTGTCTTTACCACTGTTTGAGATCAGTCTATTAGCAGAGCTGGTGAGCAGGGAGAGGATGCCAACAGAAGGTGAGTATCTTTACCATAGTTTGAGATATGAAGGCTGCTCACTATGGAATTCAGAGATCTATACATCTctatacatctgtacatctCAGAATGTCTTAATGACATTGTTTTTTCCTATGTTGTTTTTACAGTGAACTGGGGTCTAAGTTTACCTCAGTGTTTAGGGCTGGTGGTGTTTGTCTGGGCTTGGTGTAAGCAATACTCACTGACAAAGATGCTGGCTCGACTGAGGACACAGTCAACAAGTAAGTGCTTGTGTACAAGATCAGGATGGCTCAGCTGGTTGGACCAAGAGCTTAAGTGAGCTTTTCATACTTCTTTAGGGTCGattaaatgttacatgtgaAAAAGAATAAAGTGTGATGGAGTATATGTAGCTAAACATTCTCTTTTGGGTAACATTTTCTGTCTTAGTGCACGCAGTATATTGACCCTTGACCACTTAGCCCGCAAATGTTCATGAAGGCCAACCATATCCAACATACAAAGCAGTGCACATAAAGTGGATCTCTTTGCTTGCGTAGGACTTTATGCTGATTTATGTATTGTCTCATTTTTTCAGTGCTCATTCTTCATATGTACAGTTAATTCGTTTTCTGCCTAAGCAAGTCAGTTTtagtgcttgtgaactacctCTTTGTTTTAAGAGCCTAACAATACACAAGGTGTACATATTACAGAAATACACAAAGGAGTACACTGCTTGGATCGACTTCTTTTTGGCAGGCAATGTTCGCGATTGTCTAAGTTTTTTAATACTATGAGCGTTCTTGTTGTGCAATGTTGTAGGTGGATCTGGGGACATTTCCCATCACCTCCCATCTGGGGACTTGTTTGAGCTGGTCTCATGCCCCCACTACCTCATGGAAATCCTGCTGTACACCTCATTCTGCCTCATCACCCGCTTCCAGTCCCCCACACTCAACTGTGTGGCCTGCTTTGTGCTGGTCAATCAGCTTATCTCGGCCCAGTTGACCCACACCTGGTACAGGGCTTCCTTCTacaaatacccaccacacagACGGGCCATTCTGCCCTACCTGTTGTAGGAGACGGGCCATTCTACCCTACCTGTTGTAGCACACTGGCCATTCTACTCTacctgttgtaacagactggcCATTCTACCCTACCTGTTGTAGCACACTGGCCATTGTACTCTACCTGATGTAGCAGACTGGCCATTCTACCCTACCTGTTGTAGCAGACTGGCCATTCTACCCTACCTGTTGTAGCAGACTGGCCATTCCACCCTACCTGTTGTAGCAGACTGGCCATTCTACCCTACCTGTTGCAGCACGCTGGCTATTCTACCCATGCTCTTATTGTAAATGTAGTGTTGGCATCAAGAGTAGTGTTTTAAGACTTTTACGAGCTTCTGAAAGTTCAGTTTTACGTCAGACTTTAGGTAAAAATCCTCAACGTTATcctatttgtacatgtatgtgctatacCAGGTGTGTGCTATACCAGGTGTGTGCGCTATACCAGGTGTGTGCGCTATACCAGGTGTATGCGCTCTACCAGGTGTATGGCCTCTACCAGGTGTGTGCGCTATACCAGGTGTATGTGCTGTACCAGGTGTATGCGCTATACCAGGTGTGTGCGCTATACCAGGTGTGTGTGCTATACCAGGTGTATGTGCTGTACCAGGTGTATGCGCTGTACCAGGTGTATGCGCTATACCAGGTGTGTGCGCTATACCAGGTGTATAGGCTCTACCAGGTGTGTGTGCTATACCAGGTGAATGTGCTGTACCAGGTGTGTGCGCTATACCAGGTGTGTGCGCTATACCAGGTGTGTGTGCTGTACCAGGTGTGTGCGCTATACCAGGTGTGTGCGCTATACCAGGTGTGTGTGCTATACCAGGTGTGTGCGCTATACCAGGTGTGTGCTATACCAGGTGTGTGTGCTATACCAGGTGTATGCGCTATACCAGGTGTATGGGCTATACCAGGTGTGTGCGCTATACCAGGTGTGTGCTATACCAGGTGTGTGTGCTATACCAGGTGTGTGGGCTATACCAGGTGTGTGCGCTATACCAGGTGTGTGCGCAATACCAGGTGTATGTGCCATACCAGGTGTGTGGGCTCTACCAGGTGTGTGCGCTATACCAGGTGTGTGTGCTATACCAGGTGTGTGCACTCTGCCAGGTGTGTGCGCTATACTAGGTGTATGTGCTATACTAGGTGTGTGTGCTATACCAGGTGTGTGCACTCTGCCAGGTGTGTGGGCTATACCAGGTGTATGTGCTATACCAGGTGTGTGCGCTATACTAGGTGTGTGCGCTATACCAGGTGTGTGCGCTCTGCCAGGTGTGTGCGCTATACCAGGTGT is a genomic window containing:
- the LOC135473557 gene encoding polyprenol reductase-like produces the protein MAVFVLCLGWLVLSLGVLIGYILMHLELLPIPIKHLYLFGKLRKRTEPPSFVRYADVPKRWFLHFYLIGLVCNTSALMIILEVWKVHLPGSTEDILQVLHIGKANYRAEPSPVLPVLLVLVCEELQVLRRLYECMAVSVYSDSKMSVIHYFTGIIMYSTFGVSLLAELSAVSLPAELVRRERMPTEGEGELSLSLPLSEVSLLTEVVSRERMPTEVNWGLSLPQCLGLVVFVWAWCKQYSLTKMLARLRTQSTSGSGDISHHLPSGDLFELVSCPHYLMEILLYTSFCLITRFQSPTLNCVACFVLVNQLISAQLTHTWYRASFYKYPPHRRAILPYLL